Genomic DNA from Mycobacteroides chelonae CCUG 47445:
GAGCTCAAAGAACACGTCGGCGGCAGTGGCGAACTGCTCGCGCACGGTCAGTGTGGGATCTACCCGCTGTATCAGCGTCTGCGCGAAATCAGCCTGTGCGCGCCGCGCGCACGCCAGATATGCGCCGTCTTTGGTTGTGAAGTGACGGTAGGCGATCGGCTTGGTGACGCCCGCTGCCTGGGCGATATCACCCAATGACACCGCGGCGAAACCGCGCTCGAAGAACAACTGTTCGGCGGTATCCAGCAGGTGTTCGCGGCGCTCTGCCCACGGCCGACGTGAGCCCACGCCGGACGTTGAGGCTGCCTCCATGAGTCGACAGTCTAGCCGACTTGTTACTCTCGGTAACAAGAGCTATGTTACCGAAGGTAACAACGACGACGAGCGGCAAGGAGGATCGCGTGACCGCTATCCATCCCGTCCAGACCAGGGGGACTCAGCCATGAGTCGACACAAACAGTCGCGGGGCCGTGCAGGTCGAATTCTCGGCACGTTGTGGATGCCTTTGGTCGCACTCATCGTCATCGTGGTCGTTGGCTTCGGAGTCAATCGGATTCGGGAGAAGTCGCAGGCAATTAGCCATCCGCCGACCACCCGTCCGATTCCGGCCACGGTCGTTCAGATCAATCCCAAGAACGTCACCTACGAGGTGTTCGGCAATTTGGGAACCAGCGGGAAGGTGTCCTATGCCAACCTCAACAGCGAACCCGTCGACGTCGTGCTGACAGCATTGCCGTGGTCGGTCTCTGAAACCACGATGTCGTCGGCCGCGTCGCTGAGCCTGGTCGCCCAGGTGGACGGGGACACGCTGGGCTGCCGCATTCGAGTCAACGGCGAGGTCCGCGAGGAACAGATCGTCAACCATGCCAGTGCCGCGGTCGCATGCACGGTGACGGCAGCATGACGTCGAGTCAGCAGCCGCCGGAGGACGCGGCCACCGGTCCGGTATTGGTAGCGCCCGCGCCGCCAGCGGCGAAGGAACCCGAGAAGCGCCCGGGGCCTGCGCGATTGCTTCGAGTGCTGGCGATTCCAGTGGTGATCTTTTGGGTGCTGGCTGCTGCGGCCCTGAACATTTTCGTGCCCACCCTGGAAGAAACGACCGCGGCCAACGCCAAGGCGATGATTCCTCGTGACGCCCCCTCGTCGGCTGCTGCGATTACCCAGGGGCAGGACTTCGAAGAGTCCGACTACACCAGCATGGCGGTAGTTGTCCTGGAGACCCAGGGCCGCACACTCGGCGAGCAGGACCACCGCTACTACGACGAGATGGTTCGCCGTCTACTCGACGACAAAGAGCACGTGCAATCGCTCATGAATCTGTGGGGCGATCCCGTCACCAGGTCGGGTCAGCAGAGCGCCGACGCGCAGGCCGCAACGCTGACGGTGCGCCCTGCCGGAGATTTGGGTGATGCCGACTCGAACAGGTCGATCAAAGCCATCCGAGGCATCATCGAGAAGCTGGACAAGGACAAGCCCGAGGGGCTCACGGTCTATGTGAGTGGGCCGGCGCCTTTGGCCTCGGACACTCTCAATGCCGCCGACGAGAGCATGGTCACGCTGACGATCGTCACCATCGTGGTGATCATCGCGATGTTGCTCATCGCCTACCGCTCCTTCACTCGGGCGATCATCCCGTTGATCGGTGTGTTGATCACACTGGCGACGGCCCGCGGTGTGGTCTCGCTTCTGGTCGAAAACCACGTCATCGGGATCTCGTCCTTCGCGATGAACATGGCCGTGTCGTTGGTTCTCGGCGTCGCCACTGATTACGGGATCTTTTACCTGGGTCGTTTTCAGGAGGCGCGGCGCGCGGGGGAGGACCGGGAGTCGGCGTACTACACCTCTGTGCGCAGTGTGGCCCACGTTGTTCTGGGATCGGGCATTGCCATATCTGGTGCGTGCCTATGCCTGAGCCTGACGACCCTCGACTACTTCCGGACGCTGGGGCCACCGTGTTTTGTGGCAATGGTCGTCGCCGTTATCGCGGCGCTCACGCTGGGGCCGGCCCTATTGACACTGGGTAGCAAGATTCCGTGGCTCTCCGAGCCGGCCAAGACCAGCCCGGTCTGGCGCAAGCTGGGCACGGCGATTGCCAAGTGGCCTGTCGCGATGATTGCGGTTGCAGCGCTGGTGATTCCGTTGTGTATCGCGAACCTGGCCAACTACACGGTGAGCTACAACGACCGCGATTACGCGCCCAA
This window encodes:
- a CDS encoding MmpS family transport accessory protein — its product is MSRHKQSRGRAGRILGTLWMPLVALIVIVVVGFGVNRIREKSQAISHPPTTRPIPATVVQINPKNVTYEVFGNLGTSGKVSYANLNSEPVDVVLTALPWSVSETTMSSAASLSLVAQVDGDTLGCRIRVNGEVREEQIVNHASAAVACTVTAA